A window of Rhododendron vialii isolate Sample 1 chromosome 11a, ASM3025357v1 genomic DNA:
ACCACAAAAAAGAGGCCTCCTTCTACTGTTAGAGCTTCTCCAGCccttatccatttttttaaccCATATATGGGTGAAAATTAGAGTCAAAAAACTTCATTTGGGCATGTCTTCTCCAATGTTAAACCCTTTCCTAACCCaaataaagtgttttttttatgtttttcctccaaaatagggGTCAAAATGGCACATTTGTAAGTGACAAGAAAGTGAAAAGGGGTGTTGAGAAAAATGGTTATAAGTTTGGGTCTCCCCTCATCTGGGTAAGAAAAAGGGTAAAACTCAAAAGGGGTAGGCAAAAGGGTATGGCATTGGAGATGgatttttagtgtttttaatcaaattttgggtttggatAGAAGAAGGGGTAAGGATTGAAGATGTGCCATTCAGAGTGTCATTTCCCAGCATAAGCAACAACAAAGCATTCAATTTAGAATCAGTGTTGAcaacttttcctttttctcgaGGGCAGTATCAAACCAAGAGTTTTTCCATGAACAAGCTACGGATCATCGAAAAGACCAATATCTTGAGAGGAACACTATGCATACTTTAGTTACTATTTACTGCAAGTGATCAAATTGGAAACATAGAGGTAGAGTTACACAAGGTACAAAAATAATATCTACCTTGTCAATTGTGCCATTCAAGAACAATGAGTAAAACAGAAGTCCATCCCCTTGGCGTGGCTTCACTTTCAGACCGATGCACTTTTCGTAGTCATAGCCCATATGCATGTTTGAGCCATTCTGCAGGTCAGAACATTCTAATGACTGCCCAATACATCACAGTTGAAACCCACACTAGAAAGATAAACAGTGAAGATCTCCGGATCATACCTCATAAGGGAACATGGTCTCCCCACCTTCTTCCACATCAGATAAGTACAACAGGAAGGAAGCAATCTGCAACACAGTTAATCAAAAAACAATTCTTGGGCAGCTACAGATTTAATAATGACAGATTTAGAAAATGCTTAGCAACATCTGACAGGCCATTTAATGGTACGTATTCTATATCTATGTCAAAGGTGACAGATCATAACAATATTGTCTacaagaatatcaataagaTGTCTTGCGTTTGGTAATTTACCATTCTAGGTATTTGGGGTGACAAATAAATAACTTGAACACACGATTGTATGAACTGCCCAACGCATTTATGTCAGAAAACAAGTCACAGGGAAGTCACAAAACTCCTTATAGGTGTATCCTCTGTTTCTGCAAATAAGCTTATGTTATCTGTGCGTAGCATAATGAGAGAGTTTTTACATCCAGTTTAGCTATGGGGAACGCAACTGATATCAGTGaccattttgaaagatttacaTAGAAATATCTTGGAGCTTTTTCAGCACTCCAGCAGCAGCATATACTGTTACCCATTAAAAAACAGCTGTAACCATCTGTTTTGAGAATGTGGCTGGTGCGTAGGAGGCAGGTCtccaaaaggggaaaaaaatagaaaagaaacagAAGGCTTCCTTGTATTAAGCAGTTCCGCAACAAAACAAGTAAATAAGTAACACAAACAAAGTTATAGGAACCTTCCTAACCAAAAATAATGATCCCAGAAAGTAACGTACCCTTTGGCTCTTTTGCGTGCCATACTCAGCTGGGTTGAATGCATCGTAATGGGAAACATATCTCTGTCCTATCTCATAGCGTAAAATATTGAATGCCTGCAATATGGTGACATCCCGGCATTACTCAGACTATCTCAGAATTGACCTGTAATAAAAGATTAACTATTTCAATTTCGAAAGGCCGGAAATGCATAATTTTGTTTGAGAATAGTCGACCCTTGGAACCCCATtattttctaaacatgaaaaTAGAGCAAGAAAAAGGGAATTGTAAATAATATCATGGCGAAAAGATTCTAAATGCAAAGCGTAGCCCTGCGATCACTGCAACAGATCAAGTGGTTGTCAAAATATAGAAGATTGtaacatattttattttaaggaCACTGATgaaacaaaattttccaaaccatTATACCTCCCCGTGGCTCCTTGGGAACATTGTAGCCTTTGCAATTTTTTGCTCAACTTCTTTCAAAATTCCAGTTGCATCCTCTGATGCACTGATAAATGTGCCTGAGCTGTTGCCAAGGAAAGTGCAAGTTAAAGAGTACTTAATGTAACAAGAACCATGAGTCATGTCTCTAAATTACACATTATCATATTGAACAAAGCACTTAGCTTGACCACTGTCATAAAATATGCAGCACAGTGTAACATCTTGTTTTTACTAAGTCCCATATGGGCAATCCATCTACATTCAAACACTAAAGTTCCTCAAAACAATTGTATTAATGTTCACAAACCACAATAAGGTAGaactgaacaaaaaaaattcctactCCAAGAAAGATGTTCCAGTAATCTTGTGAGCCCAGAGCACAAGGTAAACCTAAACTCCAAATGATGTTCCTTCAATATAAAGTGGTTCATTCAAGAGATTGAAGATGGAAGACAGGATAAGTGTCTGGGATCATTTTATTGATTCTTCGATTCACTGAGGGTGTTTTGTAGGGTTGTAGTACAGAACTTCCCTCGTGGTAGTGTCAGAACAAGTAGAATTTTCTCATTAGCCTTTGTTACCTTTCAAAGCCAATATCAGTTTTACTGTCACATTTAAAATTTCAGATTGCCTTTACAACTCACAAACGAGAACCATGATTACCAATTTTGTATCTCTGTTCAAAGTTTAACCAGGGTGAATTGGGTGTCATGATCTCATCACAATGTCACTAGGTTTCTGTCAACTATTGGGATTCAAACCAGGGGCATAAGGGAGTATAAAATGCAAATATGATAGGAGTACCATTTTCTGCCTTCATCAAATGAAAGACAATGGTAAAGCATTTAAAGCACAATCCCACTTGAAGTCAATGCAAGGAATCATATCGCACAAGATTCAAAATAATGTGTAGATAAATTATGAGATGCATATACGATACCATTTGCTGCCTCTTCATCAACTGAAAGATCATTATAAAGCATGTGAAGAACAATCCCGCTCAAAATTGATGCATAGATTCATAGTGCATAACATTAAAAAGAATAATGCACTACAGTGCATGAACTTTGGGAGTAGTAAAGCCTACCAGGACAAAGGTGGGAGACATTGTTGTACACCTCGTATTTACAATACACAAATTACGACTCCTTGATCATTACCTAATCAGACACTGTAAGATATGATCCACAATCCAACAGTCATCAGATTGTATATCAATTGCCATAGTTTAActtttccttcttattttttcttaccGGGCTCAGTACCTTGCTGACTTTGAATACTCTACGGGGAACCAGCAATTACAAGATGTGAATCTAGTACACTTTAACCTCCCAAATTCTAGGTGTGATTTTTCCTCCTGGATTACTCAATGTTGCTAAAAGGAAGTGAGTAAGCTCATAACTGGTTTCCAATAGGGAAGTGAATATAAGCTCCCCACCTGATACTTGAGCACAGTTCCACCTAAGACTACCTAAAAGGAAGTAAGTAGGATATAAATTTGAATTCCAAGATAGGTACCTTGTTCTTATTCCTTTGGTGCTCTCGGCAGTTTCTCCCTTCCGCAAAGCCAGGCTTGACGGTTTAAGCTTTGACCTTGCCATTTGGATTATGCTTTGGCATTGTTCTGGTGTAGcaaaattgggaaaaagaagTGCTCGTGGTTTCCAGCTCAACACCTGCATTAAAAAGTGCAAAGTAAAATTCAAGCCCAACAGCAGAAAAAGCAGTACTAGCTAATACCGCAACTTCTTATGCTGGCAAACATATCAGATAAGTAGTCAGCAGAGTCGGTATTAATTTTGACTTGTTTCTTTAAAGTTTAAGCAATCAGGGATCTAACTGGGATTTCATGTTGGAGGTGCCAAGCGATGATGTCCTTCCACCCCATCCTATCAACGACCAAGCTGATTTCACATCACTTGTGTTCACAAACGATTAGCAAATCATTCCTATATCTGCTTTACCTGGGTGAATTGTATTACACTTCCAGGAGAAGTACCCCAAATTCCACCAAAAAAGTAGACAAGATCAAATAAGAAGGGAACTCCTAATTTACTAATTAGTTATAATCCCACCACTCTAATTGCAAGTTATTACCTACAAAAACAAGAAGCTGTTCTAAAAATAAATCCAATAAGCAGGAAAACTTAGGGTCTCCATCCAAATAAGTAAAAGGGAAATGATCGCCGTCTTTTTATTCGATTTGCAGTGGGATTACGGGAAAGTGCGGAGGATTGCATGCAAAATATTCTGGAgtaaaaccaaaccaagccttgagTCCCTATCTAttagggtcggctacatgaatccgttatCTTCATTAAGCTCTGCATCGTGTTCCGTGGTATCCAACAAATCTAGATCCTTTTGAACTACCTCCCCTAAAGCAAATTTTGATTTTCCTCTTCCTTTAATGCTACCATCTACTGTGACCTCATCACTCCTCTTAACAACCACAtttccaaaccaccttaatctattttgTGAAAATTATCTCTCTCAACTCATCTATACTCCAAAATATTAGGGAGTCTCAATACAGAAAAAGTTCATATGTCTGCATGTTCTATAAAAGGGTCAGTGTGATACAAGAGAATATTAGGGGTGCCACAGAAAGACATTCTCACATTGAAACTACACGTACACGTTTCTATGTGTgtagaaaaataaatgaatttaTTCCAAAGCCATGAGCTTTCCCTGTGTTCAAtaccatttttttccccttgtacAATTGTCATTAATGTAAGTTATATAACAAACCCATTGAGAAACAAATCACTTTCTTAACAGGGTTTGTTAATTCAATGACAATGACAAAGGTATCAAGGGGGAAAAAATCACCGGCTAAATATCCAAATTCATATTTGATAACACTGCTATATCACAATGATTCACACTCCTCACGAAACAAGTGGGACATTCTTATTAACCTACCATTCTAACCTAACATATTAGGTTGCGTTTCTGCTGAATTATAAGGACTAAAATGGACTAAAGCCCATGTTTTAACAGATTTCTAGGCAAGTTATTctcctcacatacatcaactaaaataccaccttgtggaaacaacttgactactACCATTAGCATGTAGCCCATTTAGTTTAGCAGAAACGCACCCTTACTGTAAATGTACACAATCAAAATAACATGACAAAATGGCGAAGATCATTAAACCTGAAAGGGAATGGAAGCAATCCCAGGCTCCCCAGTTTCTCCATGGGGCACCGAACGGTCGTCTTCTGCAACTGATTCAAGCAATCTGGGCCCCGATCCATCACTAGGCTCATCCTAAAAGCACAATTTAACATCACACACTTAATACAAACACAGATACATTTGGTTTGGAAATTCATATGTACGACTTTTTGTGTATAAACGTTACCTGAGAAAGGAGATTTGAACCGAAGAGGCCGGCGAGGAAAAAGAGAAGGCATAGGATGAAGATGGCCGGCAACCCTAATTTGGAATTGAAACCCccaattctttttcctttcgaTTTCATTTCCGTGGATCTTGATCAGTTCGtcgttgttctctctctctctctctctctctctctctctctctctctctctctctctctcgtttctaTGCGTGTTCTGCACTCTGTGGTTTGCCGGTTTAAGAATCAGACAGAACGCGGCAATGGCGGGAGTTTTCTTGTGCGTGACTGTGGGAACAAGTTGGAAGTCgttgaattttttctttcttttggaaattttgagagaaaaaatgTGGAGCAAAAAGAATTAAAGCTCCATTAATAATTACGTGTGAAAAAGGATCCTTTAAAGGCCCTTTTTTAGGAGCATCCAAGGTGTCCCACACGGGGGGAATTTGGAAAATGAATGTAATTTATAATGGTTCGCGATGAGCTATTGTATATTCTTAGATTTAACTTTTGAGATATGTGGTTAGACAAGAATTAGCAGATTAGCTGCTACGAGCCATTACAATTGATACGGATTCAAGGGTCCAAGAAGTAATagagaaatcaagaaagatCATTCTTCGCCAAGACAAGAATTCAagagaaaaaacccaaaatcaaacaaagaggACAATGGATTCTTAGATGACACAGTCTCCAAGATCAAATTATGAAGATGTAGGGCGCCTTAATGTGCTCAACTAGAGTTTCGTCATCGTAATATAAACCATTCAGTATGTACACTAACTGAGACTATtcataaaaattagaaaattgatTGGATACAATATTAGTTTTAAGAAAATAGACTGTAATACGCTTTAAAAAATGTCCCACGAGAAAAACCATATGCATTATGTAGAGATAATCTTAGTCCTATTAGTAACTTGATTTTTATCTCCATGCAATTTTCAATAATACCTACAAATTCAACGAATCAAATCACAACACCAGAATTATGGTTGAACACACCAAAGTGCCCAACAAAAAATGATTCAATGTCCCCCAAACTCTTTTTTTACCACACCTCTTTGTGTTTTCCACCAAAAGTGTGCAGAGCACATGCAAATGTGTGGTAGATAAGGATTTGGGACACCACCACGTAGTACCCCACGTTATTCAGTTTTGCTTAACATCCAATCTCATCAATTTGGCGTTTAGGAGTCCTGTCCTGGGCCCACAAAAAATATcgaaatcattcattttgtagaactcaTCGAAACCTTTGACCGTACAAACAATCATGTTCGTCAGTTAAGATGCCAGATTGGAAACACATTTATCCTTAAAGAAGTGCAGTTATCGCTCTGGATCACACCCATTTGTTCGAAGATAAATGTGTTCATATCAGGCATTGGCTGTTAACAGTCGaacatgattttttgcatagtcaaagatctcgacgagctctacaaaataaacggttcCAATTATTATTGTAGATCCAAGGCAAAACTCACGAAAGCCAAATTGAACAGAATTGGACAATGGTAAATTGAATGGGTCCCTTGCCCGTCCACTCTACCTATGTggccaaaaaaaatcatttttaccaAGGCTAAGGCCATCTCCAATAATGGAGTTAAGAAGCAAATTAGGTCAGAATTTAAGTTAGTTATTGGCTGTTGATTTTGTGactccctttttttgttaatatcactATCCAAGTGTTTTGTGTGCTTCCAATGGTATAGTTTGGTTGCAGTTAAAACGTGTCTGGAGGTTAACATGATCACAAGTGATTAATGCCTACTAAATTTACGTTTAAACCCATCATGCAGTCCACCTACTCACCTACTACTACTTATTAATTACTCCTTAACTAATCCCAATTAGAAACATAAATACAATCCGCCTACTGTAGTAATTACTGTCCATATATAAAGCATCCCCCTTCTTGTCCGTTTCCGTTTCCAACTTCCCCCAGTCCaaatccctcctctctctctctgcgtttCTTCGAAGTTTTCCGCTCTCGATTCCATCGCAGAGTCTCGCCTGGTGCTTCCACGAAGGTACGTACTTCTCCAATTTCGctgctttttccttttctccccATCGAAACCCCCTTATTTCTACCTCTATTTTTTTCACTATCGGATCGAATTCTCGCGGataagggaagagagagagggaagtgTAATATTATATCGCATGACGAGCGCTTCGGAGCTGTTCTACACCAGGAGGTCGTCGCGCCTGAACCCCCGCAACAGTCTCGACCTAGAGCTTGACGGTGATCGAATTTTCCACCACCACAGCCTCGGCAACGGCAGCACTCGCCgacaccaccacttccaccaccatcactcaaCCCTCCAAAATCACAGCAACAGCATCAACAACAATACTCGTCGCGATCATCGTCACGATGCGGACGGCTGTGATCCCCTCCGTCGATCCCCCCTAGTCAGGCATCAGCCTTCTCCTCGCCCTTCCGCTTCGGTACGCCAATTTTTCTAACTCCTCAGGCATGCAatatttgtgggttttttttttgtgtaataggAACTTACGAGATTCATTGGAAAGGGAATTTAGTGTCTGATTTAGCAGCAGATGAGAAAGATTATCATTTGCTTGCAGAGGGCTTGCCTGGATGAATCTCTTGTTTTTTTAGGTAGTGTGTTGAATAATCTATTAGGTAATCAGAAGTTGCAGTGTGGTGGTTTTCTAAAGtcggttggaacttggaagtgtATAAGTTGGCGAATGGATTTTCTAATAAGTCGGTTAATGTGCTTGAAACTATTCTGCAGATTATGCCAGCTTTATTGCAggtaaaataaacaattttgcTATAgccacaaacacaaacactcAATCCAcatgtgggtcccacacacacgcTTCACACCTCCAATGTGTAGAGCCCACATGTTTGTGAGTGTTTGTGTGGTTGTGGAATTTCATGTCCTAGTTCGGTAATGGGTATACTCGGGAGAAAGGGTTGGGCGTAGGTTAAGAAGAAGCCCATTCTTTTTGTGGTGGTCCTGGTGGAGCAAAGGGAAGCAACATTAGCCGAAGGTACTATGTTCTCACAGCATCACTGCGTTATATTGTGCCTTTTAACAAGCAGAGTGTAGTCTTGAAAACAAGTTGAAAGATAGAATCCACCAAGAATTATTGGGAAGGAATGCATGTTTACTTTGGCCGCCCTTCTGGACTCTTTGTACTCAAACATAGGAAAACGAGAAAATGGGCTGAATCTGTTTTGCAATGAAGTTGTCACATGACATCCCTTGCATTTATCTATTAACGAGTATGAAATTAGCGGGTGAAGAAGTTACTGGGTCTTTTTGTGAGCCCTACTAAATCTCACTGCCTCTACCTGCTAAATGCTAAtgtaataattattaattagtgTAAAGAAGCTCAAAACACAGGTCTCCTTGCATTTGGTGACAAATTTGTGAGCTTTCgtttatataggcatgcttCTTAATCGGAAAGTTTTTGCCTTAGTTCATCTATCCCTACAGGCTACAAGTGGCCCCATTCCTTTCCATGTTTCCAGTATATTCGGTAGCCACATAGTTTTTCAGTGCATGCATGCATTCTTATGACATATTTTGGCATGCTCAGGAGCGCGATACAGTTCCTCTTGAAGAAGGAAGCAACCAATTATCCTCTGGAAACATCATCAATTTGGACAATTTGGGTGGCATACCGAACAGCCATAGATTAAACGGGAATGACAGGCTTCCTGGAGCTGTACTACTTGCAAGGGAAAGGCTACTTGAGAGATTGAGAAGTGTGTCTCTATCAAGAAACAGGTTAGTATTAAGTATGCAATTTATTAATCTTGTTTCTCCATCTGATATTTGGGTTGTATCTGGCTTAACCATTCCTAGTTATATGCctaattaaaattttcttgttCACTGTGTTATGACTATGGATGTTTTCAAGAAATCTGAGGTTTTAGGGAGTTCCGTTCTAGAAGGTGGTAATTGTATGTCATGTTTCTTGGATTTTGAAGTGTGAGTACTTGAGCTAGAGGGGATCCTTGTCTTGGGTTTATTTTTATTATCAGACGAGCTTCTCTTTAACCTTCCCCCCTGGGAAATTTGTAATACTGATTGCAATCCTTTGGTTGTGATCATCAAAAGTTTGAAGATCTAAGATGGGCTTAAACCTGTTCTCCCAATTATTTGTTTGGGATTCTAAATTGTCTACCTTCTCTTCTTTGACTGGCCATTTGTACAAGGCTACAAGCTATTGGGTTTTCCTTAACGGAGGTTGTGTCCCCAGAACTGGCATTCTGAGAATTTGGTCCTTTGCACTATCACCGTGGTCAATGTATTATATGACTCTGCGGATGTTCTTTGTGATGGTAGTATCAATAAATATATATTGCTTGTAAATCTGTAAATTTATCTGGGGATACCTCATGTGACCTAATAGTAGAATCTCATGTGACGAGCCGGCcagaaaaaaaatctcatgTGACGTTATTGATTGCTACTGTTCTACTAACGTTGAGCGGGCTAATCTTCTGCGCAAGCGTAATACACACTCTGGCAGAATACAAGTGTCAAGTGCTAGTAATTCCTCAAAATAAGTGCTCCTTTTTAACTAACTGCCCATAGTACGTGAATGACGAGATCACTTGTCACGGAAAAGATATGAGTCGCCAAATGATTCCTCTTTTGTATAAAATGATGGGTAACTAATTACTAATTAGCTGTTTATTCTGTTTTTTGAGTACAGGCGAAACAATAGGGCTTCACCAGCTTTCAATCGCACCGATCTCATATTAGGAGACGACTATAGCCTCATTGATGCAGGGGATTGGGAGACTGACAATTCGGGTGAGTGGCTAGCCGGAGGCCCGCTCATCACTGACTCAGCACCTCAAATAGAGCAGCTGTTAGTGCCGCCACAACGAACAACCAAGAGACCTCCTGGGCTCACTCAGGTGGAACTCAACTGTTTACAGCTGGAGGTTTTCAATCAATCCAAATGCAGTGTTGAAGGGGAAATTTTGCGGGCATCACGCGAATGCAGTATCTGTCTAGAGAGTTTTGTGGAAGGAGATGAGCTGATGTGTTTGCCATGTGCGCATAGGTTCCACTCCAGTTGTTTGGATCCCTGGGTTCGGACTTGTGGGGATTGCCCATACTGTCGAAGGGGCGTAGTTTATAAGTAACTTGCCGTGTATAGAGCGATGAACAAACTTATACGCCTTCCGTGGGATGTTTTTTTGTATctgggttttgagttttggaacTTCACCTGAGAGTGCTGTTGACTATAAATGTAAACTTTCTCCTTTGTCTTAATTTAGTTGCAACTCAGGACGAAGCCAAATGCAACTGAAATCCTCAACTTTTGGCATTTAATGAAATTGGTTTCTTTCTCAGTTCCATTCCAATGGATCTCCTTTGGTTACAGCACTATTGCTTCAAAAAGCTTGGCACCTCATTGTATCGAGCGGTCAAGTGGGCATCCTCGACGAtagcttttcaatggtctgAGCCTCTTACAAGCACATGCCATGCCTTGCATAGCCCGGTGACAAGCACACGTCAGTTTTAATTCCGGCCGTTTATCCATAGGATGTTCTACCACAAGCCTTTCAAGCCGAATGACCGAGCAAAGGTCATGGCATGCCTCGTCTAGCTGGTGATGAGCGCATTCCTTTTTTACGATTCAACTTCAAAATCAAGGTAAAATTTACTCATTGATAGTGCAGTTGGCATTTGAAGGGAAGCAGCAATCTAAATGAGTTAGCAGTTGTCGAGAGAATGTTTTCTTATCTAAAATAAGATCATGTTGATCCTTCAACATGAACTTTTGAATTTGTCCAGAATGATCTTCTAAGACAAGACCCACGTGTTGATCCTTCAACATGACCTTTCAGATTAAGCTTCAACATGATCTTCTCATATAAGAGCTTCAAATAGTCGAGGGACCAATTCTTGTATATAAATGGTTCAGAGAGCTGTTCATTGCACTCACTAAATGTAACACACCAGTGCATTACGCAAACCATGCGTGAGATTTAGAATAGACAACTTTCACGAATATGAAAATCGAAGCATGGGTAAATATAATCACCAACTAAACTGGTCAAGCGTAGAAACagctgaaaattttcaattcaacAAGTTCCTGACCAGAAAGGGGGCAGAACAAGCAGCTTCAAGTTAGCATAACCTTAACCTCACGGAGTCGTCCAAATGTGGTATAAATTGCAGTGGAGGGATTTACACAAAACATTtggtaagaaaacaaaaacatttcAAAGGCAGAGGTTAATTTTGCGGTTGCAGTGACTAAAAAAGCACCATCAGCTTTCAACCATGGGTTCAGG
This region includes:
- the LOC131308287 gene encoding probable E3 ubiquitin-protein ligase RHY1A, which codes for MTSASELFYTRRSSRLNPRNSLDLELDGDRIFHHHSLGNGSTRRHHHFHHHHSTLQNHSNSINNNTRRDHRHDADGCDPLRRSPLVRHQPSPRPSASERDTVPLEEGSNQLSSGNIINLDNLGGIPNSHRLNGNDRLPGAVLLARERLLERLRSVSLSRNRRNNRASPAFNRTDLILGDDYSLIDAGDWETDNSGEWLAGGPLITDSAPQIEQLLVPPQRTTKRPPGLTQVELNCLQLEVFNQSKCSVEGEILRASRECSICLESFVEGDELMCLPCAHRFHSSCLDPWVRTCGDCPYCRRGVVYK
- the LOC131308289 gene encoding probable prolyl 4-hydroxylase 9 codes for the protein MKSKGKRIGGFNSKLGLPAIFILCLLFFLAGLFGSNLLSQDEPSDGSGPRLLESVAEDDRSVPHGETGEPGIASIPFQVLSWKPRALLFPNFATPEQCQSIIQMARSKLKPSSLALRKGETAESTKGIRTSSGTFISASEDATGILKEVEQKIAKATMFPRSHGEAFNILRYEIGQRYVSHYDAFNPAEYGTQKSQRIASFLLYLSDVEEGGETMFPYENGSNMHMGYDYEKCIGLKVKPRQGDGLLFYSLFLNGTIDKTSLHGSCPVIKGEKWVATKWIRDQEQDD